TTTAAAAAATATTGGAACCAATGGTGGTCAATCAATTGTGAAAATTGTTGAAGAGCTAATTAACTAAGATTTTAGTTCAATCAGGAAATTTTATGAAAATTTTATTGACAATGCATATGCCTTATTTGCCTCCATTAGGTGGAGCAAATAAGACTATCCGATATTTAGCTGAGGAATTAGCATTACGAAAGCATTCAGTAGTCGTTATTGTACCTGCTTTCGGAGACCCTCCGGGTGGCGTGACAAAAGATCAATTTTTCAATGAGCAACAAAAACTTAGTATCTGTTCTCATCTCAATCAAGGAGCATATATATTTTCTCTTAATTATGTCAAAGTTCATGCTGTAGCAGATACCATAAATCTTAGTGATTATTTAAATAATGAAATACAGAAATTTCAGCCTGATTACATAATAGTTACGGCTGAGGATACTACACAAGAATTACTAAAAACGTCTCTAAATCTTAAAAAATATCCTGTGATTTGTTTGGCACAGACACCATCATTATTACCCTTTGGTTCTCATTCTTTCTATCCAGATAGACAAAAAATATCTGTTTTAAAACAAGTAGATGCATTTATAGTTAATAGCTACTTTCTGTCTAATTATGTTCGTCTGTGGGTCGATATTCAAGCAATTCCTATCTATTTACCTGCTTATGGCAAACCACCCTTTCCAAATTTTGCTAATTTTGAAAAGGGTTTTATAACCTTGGTTAATCCATGTGACTTTAAGGGGATTTCAATATTTATAAAACTAGCCAATCAATTTCCTGATTTAAAATTTGCAGGTGTTCCAACATGGGGAATAACTGATCGTGAACTATCTCTCCTTCAAGCAAATTCAAATGTTTCTATACTTCAACCATCTTCTGATATCAACAAAATCTTATCTAAAACTCGTATTTTATTAGTTCCTTCACTATGGCTTGAAAATATCCCACTGGTTATCATTGAAGCAATGCTTAGAGGTATTCCTGTTATTTCTAGTCAAGTTGGAGGAATTGAAGAAATTAATCTAGGAACTGGTTTTATACTACCAGTGAATCCAATTACCAAAGTTACTCATGGTTTCAAGCAAAATAAAACTATGATTCCGGTTGTACCCACTCAAAATATTAAACCTTGGTCTGACGCTATTATTCAACTTACTTCAAGTAGAGAATTATACTATAGTCAATCTCAGTTGGTCAGAATTAGAGCTAATAATTTTATTGATTCAATTAAGATTGAAAATCTTGAAAATCTCCTAAATTCACTTGATTAAGTCCGATTTTTTTCTAACGTTTGCAAAGTTTTTATATCCTCTTCAAATTCT
This portion of the Roseofilum reptotaenium CS-1145 genome encodes:
- a CDS encoding glycosyltransferase family 4 protein produces the protein MKILLTMHMPYLPPLGGANKTIRYLAEELALRKHSVVVIVPAFGDPPGGVTKDQFFNEQQKLSICSHLNQGAYIFSLNYVKVHAVADTINLSDYLNNEIQKFQPDYIIVTAEDTTQELLKTSLNLKKYPVICLAQTPSLLPFGSHSFYPDRQKISVLKQVDAFIVNSYFLSNYVRLWVDIQAIPIYLPAYGKPPFPNFANFEKGFITLVNPCDFKGISIFIKLANQFPDLKFAGVPTWGITDRELSLLQANSNVSILQPSSDINKILSKTRILLVPSLWLENIPLVIIEAMLRGIPVISSQVGGIEEINLGTGFILPVNPITKVTHGFKQNKTMIPVVPTQNIKPWSDAIIQLTSSRELYYSQSQLVRIRANNFIDSIKIENLENLLNSLD